Proteins from a single region of Salvelinus fontinalis isolate EN_2023a unplaced genomic scaffold, ASM2944872v1 scaffold_1334, whole genome shotgun sequence:
- the LOC129849005 gene encoding proline-, glutamic acid- and leucine-rich protein 1-like isoform X3: MRSLSYSLVNEEKDCWTEKEALVKEENEEKDITVKQEVEGEAVTVKEEDKDVSVKEEEDAFRLKEKEDVTVKEEEKEEDAVYGVKEEEGEMTVSLKKEVEEEEETGFLDLVSQTHLNNGSNDERALVNTTQPEEKKLFLNHLLLLSFIHSDVAGNRLHKQSATYIWSANVSYHFY, encoded by the exons ATGaggtcactaagctactctctTGTTAATGAAGAGAAggactgctggacggagaaagaagctctcgtcAAAGAGGAGAATGAAGAGAAGgatatcacagtaaaacaagaagtagagggtgaggctgttacagtgaaagaagaagataaagacgtttcagtgaaagaagaggaagacgcgttcagattGAAAGAGAAGgaagatgttacagtaaaagaagaggagaaagaggaggatgcagtttatggagtgaaagaggaggagggggagatgactgtcTCATTGAAAAAGgaggtggaagaagaggaggaaactggatttctggacttggtttcccaaacgcatcttaacaatggttctaacgatgaacggGCCCTGGTTAACACAA CCCAACCAGAAGAGAAGAAACTCTTCCTGAACCACCTCCTCTTGCTGTCCTTCATACATTCTGACGTTGCTGGTAATCGGCTACACAAGCAGTCAGCAACCTACATTTGGAGTGCAAatgtatcttaccatttctactga